The Verrucomicrobium spinosum DSM 4136 = JCM 18804 DNA segment GGGATGCCCATCTGGCGGGCCAGGAAGGCATGCTCGAAGTACGCGCTGTTGTACACGCCGGGGGTGAGCAGCACGACGTTGGGCTTGTCGCTTCCGATATTGTCCGGGGTGACGTAGTTGAGCACCTTGCGGAGATCGGCGGCGTAGTTGTCCACCCCACGAACGCCAGCGGATTGGAAAAGGTTGGGGAAGGCGCGCTTCAGGGCGGCGCGGTTCTCCAGCATGTACGAGGCACCCGACGGGCAGCGGAGGTTGTCCTCCAGCACGAGGTATTCTCCATCGCGACCGCGGATGAGGTCGGTGCCGCAGATGTGGACGTAGATGTCCTTGGCCACATTGCAGTTCATGAACTCACGCCGGAAATGCTTGGCCCCAAGGATGTAGTGGGGCGGGATGACGCGGTCGCGGAGGATCTTCTGCTCGTGGTAAATGTCGTGCAGAAACATGTTCAGCGCCTGGATGCGCTGAATGAGGCCTTTTTCCACCCTCTCCCATTCTGCCGCGGGTATGACCCGGGGCATGAGGTCGAAGGGGAAGATGCGCTCCGTCCCCTGGTTGTCATTGTACACCGTGAAAGTCACGCCACCGCGCATGAAGGCGAGGTCCACGGCCGTCTGCCTTCGATGGTAGTCTCCCGCGTCGAGTCGCTGCATCCGCTCGAGCACCTTGCGGTAGTGAGGTCGCACAGCGGCTTCCTCGTCGAACATTTCATCAAAAAAGTTTTCCTTATCGTAGCTGTCCAGCAGCATGGGCATGGGAGGAGGGGTGCGGGTTAAATGTATTTAACGGAAAGCAAAAACGGGGCCAAGTCCGAAAATGGATGTCTCTTCCGATCTTGAGCGGCGGAACTGACTGGCTAGAGTGACCCCATGCACCTCCAACACGGCATCCACCTGGGCTACTGCACGAACATTCACCGCGGCGAAACTTGGGCACAGACCTGGCGCACCCTGGAGGACTATACCCTGAGGGTGAAGGATCGCGTGGCGGGAGGCAAGCCTTATGGCATCGGATTGCGGTTGGGGGACCAGGCTTCCCGGGAGCTGGCTGAGCCCTGCCAGCTGGCGGAGTTCCAGGAGTGGCTGGAGAAGCACAACTGTTATGTCTTTACCATCAATGGATTCCCCTATGGTAATTTCCATGGCGCGCGGGTGAAGGAACAGGTCTTCAAGCCGGACTGGACCTCCAAGGATCGGCTGGAATACACGAACCGGTTGTTTGACATTCTCTCCCAGCTCCTGCCCAAGGGCATGAGTGGCAGTGTGAGCACGCTGCCGGGTTCACACAAGGAGTTTGGCATTGGCATTGAGGAATTGGAAGCAATCTTCGCGAACCTCAAGGCCTGTAGTGAGCACATACAGAGCATCTGTGACCGCACGGGTCAGGATCTGCACCTGGGCCTGGAGCCAGAGCCCCTGGGGCTGGTGGAGACAAGCGGGGAGCTGCTCAAGTTCTTTGGCCTCTATGTGGACCAGTACCCGGGGGATCGTACTTTCCTGAAACGGGTGGGGGTGAACTACGACTGTTGTCACCTCGCAGTCGAGTTCGAGGAAGCAAATGAGGCGCTCAGCCGCATCCACGATGCCGGCATCCGCCTGAGCAAGCTGCACCTGAGCTCCGCACTCAAGCTCAAGCCCACGCCGGAGAATCTGGACCGCCTGAAGAGCTTCGATGAGCCGGTGTATTTCCACCAAGTGGTCATCCGTGAAGGCGACACTCCCCTCCGCCGTCTGCGCGACATCCCCAATGCCATGGAACTGGCCGCGAGCATGCCGTATGAGATCGGCGACGAATGGCGCGTGCACTTCCACGTGCCGCTCCACGCCGAACCGAGCGG contains these protein-coding regions:
- a CDS encoding circularly permuted type 2 ATP-grasp protein — its product is MPMLLDSYDKENFFDEMFDEEAAVRPHYRKVLERMQRLDAGDYHRRQTAVDLAFMRGGVTFTVYNDNQGTERIFPFDLMPRVIPAAEWERVEKGLIQRIQALNMFLHDIYHEQKILRDRVIPPHYILGAKHFRREFMNCNVAKDIYVHICGTDLIRGRDGEYLVLEDNLRCPSGASYMLENRAALKRAFPNLFQSAGVRGVDNYAADLRKVLNYVTPDNIGSDKPNVVLLTPGVYNSAYFEHAFLARQMGIPIVEGRDLLVRDLKVYMRTTAGLMPVDVIYRRIDDDFLDPSVFRPDSLLGVPGLVNAYRAGNVSLANSIGTGIADDKVIYYFVPRIIKYYLGEDPILPNVDTYLASEPQDRKYILENLEKLVVKSANEAGGYGMLMGPWATQEEIEDFRKNIIANPRNFIGQPPISLSRHPTWVGDDFEGRHVDLRPYILFGEKIKVTPGGLTRVALRKGSLVVNSSQGGGSKDTWVLHDNE
- the eboE gene encoding metabolite traffic protein EboE, with the translated sequence MHLQHGIHLGYCTNIHRGETWAQTWRTLEDYTLRVKDRVAGGKPYGIGLRLGDQASRELAEPCQLAEFQEWLEKHNCYVFTINGFPYGNFHGARVKEQVFKPDWTSKDRLEYTNRLFDILSQLLPKGMSGSVSTLPGSHKEFGIGIEELEAIFANLKACSEHIQSICDRTGQDLHLGLEPEPLGLVETSGELLKFFGLYVDQYPGDRTFLKRVGVNYDCCHLAVEFEEANEALSRIHDAGIRLSKLHLSSALKLKPTPENLDRLKSFDEPVYFHQVVIREGDTPLRRLRDIPNAMELAASMPYEIGDEWRVHFHVPLHAEPSGGFSDTKDHILGALDWLAKHPTACQHLEMETYTWEVLPEELRTGDVVDQLSAEYAWTLGELGKRGFSGQ